A window of Nicotiana sylvestris chromosome 8, ASM39365v2, whole genome shotgun sequence genomic DNA:
accctatattggaaaaaaaactagagagtggagaccctatgtctaaaagaaaaatcaactagggagtggggaccctatgttggaaaaacgtagCTAAGGATTGGTTTaccctatactaccatgattttgaactttctttttccccttctttTTATTAAGAAAGTGAGTAAAATGCGGGAAAGAATTTGGAGAAGACTTCCCTTTTTGGAGTTGTTATTGCTGCAGAGCTATATTAGTCTCCGCGCGGTttccttttggttgcacctgctttttgcaaggttgctttggattgcacctgtttcctaTTTTTCATGAAAAGAATAATTTATCAGTttaaatggtggttggttttgtggccttgaatgTTTCAGTCACTTGATCTTGGCCGGCTTCTTTGATGATAATTTCACTTGCAACTGGTTATTTTCTGAAGACCGATTTCATTTCTGGCCCCGGAGAAACTTCTAGCTTTTAGAAACCTTTCCATGATAGTTGGTTatgtgggacttaacctttttcaactttattttgccttcgtgggcatttgattttctttcttcccaTTTTTAAATTCAAACCATTGGGGAATTCTTGACTTTTCAAACCTTGCCAAGACGGTTAATCACGTGGGACACaaacttttcaacttcatttcGTCCTTATAGACACTTCAATTCGATTTCCTTCTTTCGAGagctttttattttaaaacatcGGCCACCATGGCCAGTCAGAGTCAACTTGATGCCCCTGCCGAGGCTGGATGCCTCttgcatattagcttgtatcaaatgagaaTCCCTGTAAATCAATCTTACCATCacttctttgtcttagtttcggaacagagtaAGACTGAAAGAGATTCAAAGAAACACAAACAATAGAATGGACAATGAATATAGACAAAAggtatccctttcggggaaagaaaagaaggacttatctggactACATGCAAACTTCACTAAActtgacatgccttttggactagaTACTTGATCTgcgtaaaccgtccgactctcagaaattcatcacaacttttgtcTTGAAACCAAGAAACCTTGCCCAAGGTTGTGTCAATGCCCGTGactgtgaggatcctctttttCTGGTCAGTGGCGCCCTTTGTAGGTTTTCAccaactgacctctctcatttctcttctcaccatctccttatagttctttttgcgagttttcactaacaagactctctcattttaatttctctgcttaccatcatcttatggtgcccacgaaggttttcaccaacaagagtctctcatttgattgcatcagatccaagtaactatatcctcccattttgaacctcttttccgattgatcggaaggacttgaacaagatttggggtaaaaagaattttgatagaattacaactttggaactttTCAGGCAAAACCATcgtcgaaccattataacatctaccctagtttcacttttgggggaatttgtatttttgttttggtgtgactgaaccccagagaaaGGCTACATATGTATCCTCTCGAAATcatgtcaaacgtagttcaaagaactttgtttctgattttttttaataacacttttaggttccaaagagggtaatcaaagaaagggAAACGACTTAAAGGGTTTGCAAAGGATTGGAAGTGTTTGGATAGTTAGAAAGAAAACCTTTGCCATCCCAATCGGAGCATGTTAAAGTTGTGAAAGTAGTCAAACGTAATACCTTTTGACCGCATCTACATTGACAGCTGTCTCGGGATTATTTCCTTCGATGTCTCCCAAATATAGTGCTCCCTTTGGAAACACTCTTCTTACAATGTACAGACCTTTCCAATTTGTagcaaattttcctttggcttcttcatgatgcgggaGAACATGTCTCAGAACAAGTTTCCCCACTTCAAGTTTTTtgggtcgcactttcttgttgtaggcacatGCCAtcctttgttggtacaactgcttGTGGGAAACTGCGACCATCCGCTTTCATCAATCATAGTCAACTATCCAACCGGTTTTTGACCTATTCATCATCCTCGATCTCGGCTTCAACAATGATACGAAGAgagggaatctcaacttctgcaggtattacagTTTCAGTGCCATAAACTAATAAGTAGGGCGTGGCCCTAACTGATGTTTGCATggttgtgcgatatcccaacaatgcaaaaggcagcttttcgtgccattgtctagaactttgaatcattttcctAAGGATCTTCTTAATGTTCTTATTTGCAGTTTCAACAGTgccattagctttgggccgataaggggtagaattaCGATGCGTAATTTTAAATTACTcacatacctccctcatcaagtGGCTGTTCAGATTTGaagcattgtctgtaatgatagtcttaggaataccaaaacgacaaataATGTTGGAATGCATAAAGCctaccactactttcttggtgacAGCTTTGAAAGTgatgcttcaacccactttgtgaaagaATCAATGGCAACCAGAATGAATCTGTTCCCATTTGAAGCGTTCGGTTCTTTCgtcccaataacatccatgccccaagcaacgaacggCTAAGGCGCTGACATTGGATGTAACTTAAAAggtggtgcatgaatcaggtcaccaTGTATTTGGAACTAATGGCACTTCCGGACGAAACTGAAAcaatctttttccatggtcatctaGTAATACCCTGcccggaggattttctttgcaaggacGTATCCATTCATGTGAGGCCCACATACTCCCGAATGCACTTCGTTCATGACCTTTTCAGCTTCTCCAGAATCTATGCACCTCAAAAGATTCAGAtctagagttcttttgtacaagacctcTCCGCTAAAAAAGAAACTGCTTGCAAGCCTTCTAATAGTTCTCTTTGATCTCCACTGGCCTATTCGGGATATTCTTTTGTTTTCATTAACCTTTTGGTTtcatgataccatggttgaaCATCTGGATCCATTTCAATTGCattacaataaccatgcctttctcgAATTTGGATTTCCAGCTGGTCAATATGAACATTTCCCGAGTACGGCAACCTTAAGGCCAGAGTAGCTAGTGCATCAGCTAGATCATTGTGGAATCTAGGAATATACATGAACTCGATGGACTTGAACCGTTTGCTAAGATCTTCCATATGTTACATGTATGGGATGAGTTCGatgtctcgagtttcccattcaccctgggcttgCCGAATGATCAAATTAGAATCCCCCATGATTAACAACTCCTCTACATCCAGATCAACTTCCATATTTATGCCCATAATGTAGGCTTCATATTTGGCAGTGTTGTTTGTACAGAAAAAACCGAGTCGGGTTGTGGCTGGATACTGTTGACCTGTGGGCGAAATTAGAATTGCTccaatcccgacaccttttgcaTTTACAACCCCATCGAAGAATATTTTCCAGGCATTGGTGTTCTCCTGAACTACTTCAACTGAGTTTACTTCCTCGTCCGGGAAGTAAGTGCTTAggggttggtattcatcatcgacggggttctcagctaGATGATCTGCCAAGGCTTGGGCTTTTATTGCCGTGtaggtgacatagactatgtcgaactcggtgagcaggatctgccattttgctagcCTCCCCATGGGCACTGTTTTTTGGAATATATACTTCAGAGGATCCGTTCTGGTTATGAGATACATTGTGTAGGCCAACATATATTGTTTGAGCTTCTGTGCAACttaagttagggcacaacaagttctttccaacaaagtgtatttagcttcataactggtgaacttcttgcttggataatagatggcttgctctctCTTCCCAGTCACGTCGtactgccccagtacacaaccgaaagaattttccaaggcTGTtaggtacaagaacaaaggtcttCCTAGCTCAGGTGGAACCAGCACGGGCGGATTTgatagatattctttgatcttattaaaagcttcttgacactcatttgTCCATTTGATCACCGCGTCTTTCTTTAATAgtttgaatatgggctcacaagtggTAGTGATCTGAGCAatgaatctgctgatgtaattcaatctccctagCAGACTCATGACCTCTTTCTTGGTTTTCGGAGGTGGCAAATCccaaatagactttatctttgttggatctaattcaatatccctccgactgactataaatcccagtAGTTTCTCGGACAGAACTACGAATGCACATTTAGTTGGGTTCAATTTCAAGTCATACCTGCACAGGCGttcaaagaatttcctcaaatatCGCACATGGCCTTCTTGCATTCTAGATTTAATGATTACATCATCCatatacacctcaatttcctggtgcatcatgtcatggaagatggcaatcatagctctcatgtaggttgccccggtgTTTTTCataccgaatggcatgaccctaaAACAGTAAGTGACCCAAGGTGTggtgaaagccgtcttttccgcatcttcttcatccatcagaacctGGTGATACctagcataacaatccacgaaataCTGTACCTCATGTTTGGCATAGTTGCCGACAAGAATTTGCTTGTTTGgcaatggaaagttgtccttggggcttgctttgttcaaatcccaataatcaacacacactcagattttccccttttttcagCACCGGAACCACATTAGccagccatgtggtgtatcggaccagaCACCAGCTTTCAAttgtttggtgacttcttctttgatcttataGGTGATATCTGTTTCGAACTTTCTCTATTTCTGTTGAACGGGTGGATAACCGGGATAAGTTGGCAATTTATGTACCACCAAATCAATGCTCaaacctggcatatcatcataggaccatgaaAACatgtctttgaattcaaacaaaagttggttCTGAGTATCTCTAGTTCATTCATCGGCATgcatgcttatcatggtttcttggacctCTTCTGGACTGCCCAAGTTAACCGGAttggtttcatttaagtttggcttaggcttattctcaaattgttccaatttgcgatttatttccctaaaagcctcatcttcatcatattctggttcttgattcattatttcacagttagacatTGTTTTAGGAtatgggcatgaagtccgcaagcatgttatttatttaagtccgcattattagaagtgaaaagaaaaaagataagaaaaataacaaaatcagaataaagaaaaaggaaacatCTATTGACGATAAAATATTGATTCCATTTTATTGAATTGAAGATATGAGGGttcacatcaaaatcaaagacaataaagtaaaaacattcgagttacaccaTGGAATAACTCATAATGTATAAGAGATGGCAAGACTGGACTACCGGGACTCCCGTATGACAGGGAATGGGGTAGCTTTCCAATTTTGAAGCTTGGCATCTGTTCCCATGTACAGCACCTCGGCATTTCTCGTGCTTTCCTCAGGCTGGACCATGTGAGACTCATACAGTATTTGTTTCATGGCTTTACAAATATCATCAATCTTTTCGGCTATGAagacatcttcttcttcttccacaTATTGGGGTTTGACAAATGACCGGGTGAGGTGTGGAATGGGATAGGGCAGGACCCACCCTTTTTCTTTGGGCTCATTAGCCCATTTTCTGTCGGCCTCTGTAGCTTTGAAACCCACGCCGAAAAACTTCTTAATAGCGATCGTAGTAATAGGCTCTATGATGCCTTATAGAGATATCTCGAGCCCCTTTCCGGTCTTGTACCCATGTCTAATCATTTGAGTGGCAACCATGACCGAAGCATTAGACAGGCACGGTTGAGGTAATGGGGCCCCTTCTTCACATTGGTTGGCGACCACAATTTCGAAGGCTTGGTATATAATATGCTCGCTTCCTACCCTAGCTTCAAGACACGGGACTGAAGGGTCCCTGTAAATGGACTGTTCATCCTCCCCATGGACAACAACTtcataattttcagattcaaattagaccatttggtggagagtggagGGAACAGATcctgcagcatgaatccatggtcttcCTAAGAGAAAATTGTATGAGGTGTCCATATCTAGAACCTGGAAAGTTACTTCGAAATCCACGAGGCCAATGGTCAAAATCAAATCAATTTCCCCTATTGTCTCTCGCTTGACACCATCAAAATCTCGTACACAGACGTTGTTAGCTCGGATTCTCTCCGTTCCAATCTCCATTCTCTGGAGCGTTGAGAGAGGGCAAATATCAACCTTGGAACCACTATCTAGCATGACTCTCTTTACATAATAGCCCTCATATTTGACAGTCAGGTGAAGGgcttttgtcacgacctaaaatctaaccatgtcgtgatggcgcctatcgtgatactaggccagCCACTTATTTCCAAATAAtccatttttcaaataaatacttaaggaaaatcataaTTTTTAACAGAAAGTCAATAAGATAAAAGTAGAAATCAAAATTCAGCGGAAAGAAACACAATCCCGATCTCGGGtttcactaagtcatgagccaaAACTACTACATTTGTTCGAAATAACATGACCAACACAGTTTGAGAATATCCAAATAAACATACTAAAGGAAGATAAGAAAGGAGAAAGCGAAACTGcgatcgccaagcagctacctcgcaatctccacaGAAAGTCTCCAACCGGCAAGATCAACAACCGCTACCATGCCCCGAGatccctggatctgcacacaggggtgcagggggtaacgtgagtacacaaacttagtaagtaacaagtccaaactacgGGCTGACGGTAATGACAGACCAAACATCAACCGGTTTTAACAATTAATTGTacggaaaagtagacatgcttacagTTCATGAAATTTCTCAACAATAATTAAACACAGTATGAACGATAcagagtataaagctcaggaaaactctaagtaccaatgcatagatagcatgatcaatgttacgTATAA
This region includes:
- the LOC138875600 gene encoding uncharacterized protein — protein: MGRLAKWQILLTEFDIVYVTYTAIKAQALADHLAENPVDDEYQPLSTYFPDEEVNSVEVVQENTNAWKIFFDGVVNAKGVGIGAILISPTGQQYPATTRLGFFCTNNTAKYEAYIMGINMEVDLDVEELLIMGDSNLIIRQAQGEWETRDIELIPYM